In the Ranitomeya imitator isolate aRanImi1 chromosome 2, aRanImi1.pri, whole genome shotgun sequence genome, ccattactgactaccacattttttgttcttgatttgttttagtgtttcttaaagccagaaatttgccatttagttttgtgccatgtctgtgatttgcttttttcctacaaaattaaacaactgagtgaacatcctccaaggactttgattccataatttttccatgGGTTGTATTAGTCAACTTTCTCCTACTGAATTGAAATTTACCCCAATATGTATAGAAATGCTTCTACAGAATTGCTTTAAAATATGTAATGTAAAAAATTGTATTCCCTGTTATTGAAGAAAATTAAAATCCATTTTATTTTTTGTCAGATGGCTATAGAAGCTCAGAGGGACCTCTGTTACCACATTTTATAGCAGAAGATCATGGTGTCACACGAGATTCGCATGAAGAACATATCCTTATCCCAGATCGACCTCCAAATCTTCAAATCAAAAAGCTTTCAACTGTTCCTTTTCAACAAGTCCGGTTTTCTGATTCATCACAGACTGTTGAGCATATTAAAAATAACAGTACGGATATGCAGCATCAATCAACTCCTACACGAGAGAAatccttttcatgttcagaatgtcagAAATGTTTTATAAGCAAATCACATCTTTctatacatgagagaattcacacaaaggagaaaccatattcatgttccgaatgtgggaaatgttttacacagaaaggaACGCTTCTTtgtcatcagagaattcacacaggggagaaaccatattcatgtttagaatgtgagaaatgtttttcaTGCAAATCACACCTGGATGCACATCATAGAATTCACACAAAGGAGAAACCATTTTTATGttccacatgtgggaaatgttttacacagaaaagaACGCTTGATTTTCAtcagagagttcacacaggggagaaaccattttcatgtccaaaatgtgggaaatgttttggatACAAATCATACCTAGTTgtgcatcagagaattcacacaaatGAGAAGCCACAttcatgttccgaatgtgggaaatgttttagaaacAAATGGGACCTGataagacatcagagaattcacgcaGGGGACAAAACATTtttatgtccagaatgtgggaaatgttttaatgacCGCCCCACTCTTCGCTCACATAAGAGAACAcacacagagtaaaaaaaaaaaaaaaaaaacattttgcacaTTCGGAATGTAGTAAACATTTTACAAATAAAGCAAGCCTTGTTGCCTTTTGGAGAACTCTTATAGGGAGGAAGCTATTTTCATGTCTAGACTAGAACTTTTAACTCACAAATCACATTTTCATTAACATCAGAGAAATTACACATGGAAGCAGctattttcgatttttttttttttttttacattcattaaAACTGTTAGTAAAAGTAAAGTCATATGTTATgtaaggaaagaaaagttatttagaACACCCAGTGATGATCTGGAAATGTATGCAATTACCAATATACACCTGTTATCAAAAAGGGATGAAATCTAATTTACACACCTTTTATATCTTCCTTTATTTTCAACAATTACACATCTTTATTTGGGCCTTCTTCGATGAAAATAGGATTTCTATATATTTATAATATTTCTTATATATGTGACATTATAATGGCATATAAGTATATGTTAAATTATATTGGATTATTCAAATATGTCATGAATGATCCCTTCCCTCTATCTCTTTGTCATTAATAATGTATATTTCCTGAACTATTATATCTCACTTATCTGCTACTTCTGCCCAGGAATCAATGTTGTATCATGCGCGCATGTGTCCTAGATCTtcttaatgatatatatatatatttatatatatatatatatatatatatatatatataaatatatacagtatatattattttGTATGGACATATTCCATTTTCCATTGTTCTCTGATGTGTTCCTCTTTAAACACGTATCTTAACTTCAATGATTGATTTGTAATCTGTGCTATGGATTAGTTGAGCGTTCTAAATATTATGTATGGATTTATCTTATCACACATGCGTGGTTTACTTACAAATCACTTTGTCGATATCACATTTTACTTTGCTCGCATGCGCTATAGCTCAACTGAACATTCCAATATTCTGTATAATTATTCTTGCATGTATGCACCGCTTGTCTACAAATTTACAAGGGGTCCACATGTTTTGTGCACTTGTGCAGCTCTTGTCTATAAATGCTTCGCTCGCATATACGCCTTGATAAACTTTATTAACACTTGTTTACACAGGCGCAATAAATCTTCAAGCAAATTTTATCAATAAAGCAAGTTTACTCCTGTGAAATGGCAACCTCAAATCAACTTTATTTATATTTTAAGTTCATGCATGCTCATTACACATTTCCAACCTGATATAACCCCTTGATTTATTCCCTTAGGAAGGAGGCACCATGAAGAAGCCACAGCTTGTGCTGCGAAACATAGAATTTTTTCTCCTGATTCTATTTTTGCCTCATTCACAGGTTCCTTGTTATATTTATTTTGTCATCTTTGTTTCATTATTCTCATGGTTATCTGTGCTTAGTAGAAGTCCTTATGTGCTGACATGCAGATCACTAGTGTTATTAATTGTAATTGAACAATACTTGTTTATTTTTTGTTATCTTGGCATTACAAATTGTTCACATTCCTTTGGTTATCATTCTATGTCAGTATAAGCTAACCTTTTATTTTCTTTGCTGGAAATTTCTGTGAACTGTTATGTATCAGGCATATGAGGATAGGTGTTAATATAACTATAGACACAGATTTGTGTATAAATGGCCTATTggcttttttaaatgtgttttACATTTTTGTACCTTTTTTGTACCTTTTTTGTCTTCCAATGCCATTCATAATAAAGGCTTATATTTGGTGATTGCTGTGCACTTGCATAATTCTTTTTCTATGTTGTTATAAATGTTTTAACAGCTTAACTCTTCGATGAGATCTGAATAACTATCCCTGCTGTGAAACTACACACATTATCAACATCATTAACACAAGTCACATTTCACATTATACATCACTGCAATTTGCATTTCTTCCAGGTGGAATGTGGGCAGTATGTCCATGTCTTTACATTTCCCCTTCACCATCGCACATCCTGTAACTTGTATCCCCAGATGCTTGGGAAGAATGCCAAATCATCCTCCTGCATATTCCTTAAACCAGAAAATGCTTTTTTCCTTTTGTTTGAAAGAGGTCCTTTTAGTTTGGACCCTGGAATTTAACACCATCAGAGTCCTTTTCATTTTCCTTACGCCGGCCTGAGTCCTTCGGGTTACTTTGGCCTCTTTGAGCAAGGCCCCCAAGCCAATAATACACAATTGAGTCCATCCCTATAAGAGTAGCTCCCTTATGACAAGGGAACAGTACATTGCCCCTTATCAATCTTTTAGGATGGGGACACAATCCTTTAACTCCTGTCTTCAAGGCAGGAACACACACATAGTCCCTTAGGGATGATGTACACACTGGATGAGGTTCAGTCCTTGACTGAGGGTATAATTACCTTCAGTGGCTGCAGTGTCTCTTAATCCAGCACGGGAATTCGCAACAAGCACAAGAAACTGAACAAAGGGCAAGACAACAACTTTGGTGATAATCGAGGAGTCGAAGACAAATGGGTCAGTGACCTGCTGAATATGGGAAGCTCGTTCCTCTTATCAAATACAACTGGCACAACGTGGCATTATCCAGCTTTGTCTCTGTTCCTTCTAAAAAATAGTTTTCCAACCACTGGTATTCAAACCTACGTCTCGTTGGCCTTTATTCTCTGCATGTACATAGCAGAGTTGACACTCTGGCCACACATACCTTGGCTGTTTTGGCTACTACGTCCCATAATCTGGTCGTTCTTCACTCCACCAAGAAATCCTAGACATATGGAGAGGTTACCCCACTATTATTCCTCACATGAGACTCGAGCTTAGAGATTAGTGAACCTTTGTAAGTTTGGTTCGGATTGGCGAACTGTTCGCACATACCTGAACCCTATtgacttcaatgggaggcaaagCCAAACacctctactatataattgtctaagggtcacttccgtctttctgtccgtccttctgtctgtccttctttctgtcacggatattcattggtcacggcctctgtctgtcatggaatccaagtcgctgattggtcttgccagctgcctgtcatggctgccgtgaccaatcagcaacagccacagtccgattagtccctccctactcccctgcagtcagcgctcactccatactccccgcagtcaccgctcacacagggttaatgccagcggtaactgactgcgttatgccgcgggtaactcactccgttaccgctgctattaaccctgtgtggccaagttattactattgatgctgcctatgtcaatagtaaaaacatctaatgttaaaaataataaaaaaaatatactcactttccaccgcctttcccgctccttgctacgctccggtgaccgctccatgcaagcggcaggttccggtggcaaggatagtatgggagaaggacctgccatgacgtcactgtcatgtgacagcgacgtcatcacagggcctgagcgagaagaacctgccatgacgtcatggtcatgaaccccgcgacgtcatcacaggtcctgcgcgtctGCGCGAgacggacctgccatgacatcacggtcatgtgaccgaactacaaggggccctcggaaggtgagtatatgtttattttttattttttaacctgtgacatacgtgcctgggcaatatactacgtgactggccaatatactacatggctctgtgctgtatactacgtcactgggcaatatactacgtaactcggcaatatactacgtcactgagcaatatactacgtggctgggcaatatactatgtggctgggcaatatattacatgattGGGGAATATACtacaagactgggcaatatactacgtggctgggcaatatactacgtggctgagcaatatactacgtgagctgtgcaatatactacgtagctgggcaatatactatgtcactgggcaatatactacttggctgggcaatatactacgtggctgagcaatatactacgtggctgagcaatatactacgtggctgagcaatatactacgtgagctgtgcaatatactacgtagctgggcaatatactatgtcactgggcaatatactacgtggctgggcaatatactacgtggctgggcaatatactacgtggctgggcaatatactacgtggctgagcaatatactacgtgagctgtgcaatatactacgtagctgggc is a window encoding:
- the LOC138666621 gene encoding gastrula zinc finger protein XlCGF17.1-like, which encodes MQHQSTPTREKSFSCSECQKCFISKSHLSIHERIHTKEKPYSCSECGKCFTQKGTLLCHQRIHTGEKPYSCLECEKCFSCKSHLDAHHRIHTKEKPFLCSTCGKCFTQKRTLDFHQRVHTGEKPFSCPKCGKCFGYKSYLVVHQRIHTNEKPHSCSECGKCFRNKWDLIRHQRIHAGDKTFLCPECGKCFNDRPTLRSHKRTHTE